One part of the Phoenix dactylifera cultivar Barhee BC4 chromosome 4, palm_55x_up_171113_PBpolish2nd_filt_p, whole genome shotgun sequence genome encodes these proteins:
- the LOC103722678 gene encoding C2 domain-containing protein At1g53590-like isoform X1, whose translation MDILEASIVHHIALVLLVLWILSSLGWANPVVFFVALFYLYKVNECYLLRLRRRLEFEGRKSANQLRLFSDSESVRWLNHVVEKVWPICMEQIASQEFLLPIIPWFLEKYKPWTVRKAVVQHLYLGRSPPVFTGMRVIRESTDDDHLVLELGMNFLSADDMSAILAVQLRKRLGFGMRVKMHVTGMHVEGKVLVGMKFLRQWPFLGRVRVCFLEPPYFQMTVKPIFNHGIDVTELPGIAGWLDKILADAFEQTLVEPNMLVVDVEKFASMPTESWFTVDERHPIALAKVEIIEATEVKPSDLNGLADPYVKGQFGPYRFQTKIQKKTLAPKWLEEFKIPITSWETPNILVLEIRDKDFVFDDMLGDCSIDIADLRGGQRHDKWLTLWNINTGRLHLAITVLDIDSKKKSLQGKEKSSDEGLSKTAETDSPESNSMAQHTCTSSEVGRKIVDEFEPINIEGQQETGMWIHHPGSCAAKSETRLPGEDSAGNDSPRSLASECSDTNNAEKSYRNDVHGLRTIRRGLHKFGNKFHRGQKNESPS comes from the exons ATGGATATACTTGAAGCTTCGATCGTACATCACATTGCGCTGGTGTTGTTGGTGCTTTGGATCTTGTCGTCTTTGGGTTGGGCTAATCCGGTTGTTTTCTTCGTAGCTTTGTTTTATCTTTACAAG GTTAATGAATGCTATCTACTTAGACTACGGAGGAGACTAGAGTTTGAGGGAAGAAAATCTGCCAACCAACTAAGG CTTTTTTCTGATTCAGAATCAGTACGATGGCTAAATCATGTGGTTGAAAAGGTTTGGCCTATATGCATGGAACAAATTGCATCACAGGAATTTCTCTTGCCCATCATACCATGGTTCTTGGAGAAGTACAAGCCTTGGACTGTT CGCAAGGCAGTTGTTCAGCACCTTTATTTGGGCAGGAGTCCACCAGTGTTTACAGGAATGCGGGTTATTCGTGAATCAACTGATGATGACCATTTG GTTCTAGAGCTGGGCATGAACTTTCTATCGGCTGATGATATGAGTGCAATACTTGCAGTTCAATTAAGGAAAAGATTAGGTTTTGGAATGCGGGTGAAGATGCATGTGACGGGAATGCATGTTGAAGGAAAG GTTCTGGTGGGAATGAAGTTCCTTAGACAGTGGCCCTTTCTTGGGCGTGTGAGAGTGTGTTTTCTTGAGCCACCATACTTTCAGATGACAGTAAAACCAATCTTTAATCATGGGATCGATGTTACTGAACTTCCAGGAATTGCAGGATGGCTT GATAAGATTTTGGCAGATGCATTTGAACAGACATTGGTTGAG CCTAATATGCTGGTTGTTGATGTGGAAAAATTTGCTTCAATGCCAACAG AGAGTTGGTTTACTGTTGACGAAAGACATCCAATTGCATTAGCTAAAGTGGAGATTATAGAGGCAACTGAAGTTAAACCATCAGATTTAAATG GGCTTGCGGATCCTTATGTCAAAGGTCAATTTGGCCCTTACAGATTCCAgacaaagattcaaaagaagactctagctccaaaaTGGCTCGAAGAGTTTAAGATTCCCATCACTTCTTGGGAAACACCTAACATCCTAGTTCTTGAAATTCGTGATAAGGATTTTGTCTTTGATGACATGCTCGG GGATTGTTCAATAGACATTGCTGATCTCAGGGGTGGGCAAAGACATGACAAGTGGCTGACCTTATGGAACATCAATACAGGGAGGTTGCACTTGGCAATTACCGTGCTTGATATCGATTCTAAAAAG AAATCCTTGCAGGGGAAGGAGAAGTCCAGTGATGAAGGCTTATCGAAGACGGCAGAAACTGATTCTCCAGAATCAAACTCAATGGCTCAACACACTTGTACATCTTCTGAAGTAGGTAGAAAAATAGTGGATGAGTTTGAACCCATTAACATTGAAGGGCAACAGGAGACAGGAATGTGGATACATCACCCTGGGAGTTGTGCAGCTAAATCAGAAACCCGACTCCCTGGAGAGGACAGTGCTGGCAACGACAGCCCAAGATCATTAGCTTCTGAGTGCAGTGATACCAACAACGCCGAAAAATCATACAGGAATGATGTTCACGGTCTCCGCACAATTCGGAGAGGCCTGCACAAGTTTGGGAACAAATTCCACAGAGGCCAAAAGAATGAGAGTCCTAGTTAG
- the LOC103722678 gene encoding C2 domain-containing protein At1g53590-like isoform X2 has protein sequence MDILEASIVHHIALVLLVLWILSSLGWANPVVFFVALFYLYKVNECYLLRLRRRLEFEGRKSANQLRLFSDSESVRWLNHVVEKVWPICMEQIASQEFLLPIIPWFLEKYKPWTVRKAVVQHLYLGRSPPVFTGMRVIRESTDDDHLVLELGMNFLSADDMSAILAVQLRKRLGFGMRVKMHVTGMHVEGKVLVGMKFLRQWPFLGRVRVCFLEPPYFQMTVKPIFNHGIDVTELPGIAGWLDKILADAFEQTLVEPNMLVVDVEKFASMPTESWFTVDERHPIALAKVEIIEATEVKPSDLNGLADPYVKGQFGPYRFQTKIQKKTLAPKWLEEFKIPITSWETPNILVLEIRDKDFVFDDMLGDCSIDIADLRGGQRHDKWLTLWNINTGRLHLAITVLDIDSKKGKEKSSDEGLSKTAETDSPESNSMAQHTCTSSEVGRKIVDEFEPINIEGQQETGMWIHHPGSCAAKSETRLPGEDSAGNDSPRSLASECSDTNNAEKSYRNDVHGLRTIRRGLHKFGNKFHRGQKNESPS, from the exons ATGGATATACTTGAAGCTTCGATCGTACATCACATTGCGCTGGTGTTGTTGGTGCTTTGGATCTTGTCGTCTTTGGGTTGGGCTAATCCGGTTGTTTTCTTCGTAGCTTTGTTTTATCTTTACAAG GTTAATGAATGCTATCTACTTAGACTACGGAGGAGACTAGAGTTTGAGGGAAGAAAATCTGCCAACCAACTAAGG CTTTTTTCTGATTCAGAATCAGTACGATGGCTAAATCATGTGGTTGAAAAGGTTTGGCCTATATGCATGGAACAAATTGCATCACAGGAATTTCTCTTGCCCATCATACCATGGTTCTTGGAGAAGTACAAGCCTTGGACTGTT CGCAAGGCAGTTGTTCAGCACCTTTATTTGGGCAGGAGTCCACCAGTGTTTACAGGAATGCGGGTTATTCGTGAATCAACTGATGATGACCATTTG GTTCTAGAGCTGGGCATGAACTTTCTATCGGCTGATGATATGAGTGCAATACTTGCAGTTCAATTAAGGAAAAGATTAGGTTTTGGAATGCGGGTGAAGATGCATGTGACGGGAATGCATGTTGAAGGAAAG GTTCTGGTGGGAATGAAGTTCCTTAGACAGTGGCCCTTTCTTGGGCGTGTGAGAGTGTGTTTTCTTGAGCCACCATACTTTCAGATGACAGTAAAACCAATCTTTAATCATGGGATCGATGTTACTGAACTTCCAGGAATTGCAGGATGGCTT GATAAGATTTTGGCAGATGCATTTGAACAGACATTGGTTGAG CCTAATATGCTGGTTGTTGATGTGGAAAAATTTGCTTCAATGCCAACAG AGAGTTGGTTTACTGTTGACGAAAGACATCCAATTGCATTAGCTAAAGTGGAGATTATAGAGGCAACTGAAGTTAAACCATCAGATTTAAATG GGCTTGCGGATCCTTATGTCAAAGGTCAATTTGGCCCTTACAGATTCCAgacaaagattcaaaagaagactctagctccaaaaTGGCTCGAAGAGTTTAAGATTCCCATCACTTCTTGGGAAACACCTAACATCCTAGTTCTTGAAATTCGTGATAAGGATTTTGTCTTTGATGACATGCTCGG GGATTGTTCAATAGACATTGCTGATCTCAGGGGTGGGCAAAGACATGACAAGTGGCTGACCTTATGGAACATCAATACAGGGAGGTTGCACTTGGCAATTACCGTGCTTGATATCGATTCTAAAAAG GGGAAGGAGAAGTCCAGTGATGAAGGCTTATCGAAGACGGCAGAAACTGATTCTCCAGAATCAAACTCAATGGCTCAACACACTTGTACATCTTCTGAAGTAGGTAGAAAAATAGTGGATGAGTTTGAACCCATTAACATTGAAGGGCAACAGGAGACAGGAATGTGGATACATCACCCTGGGAGTTGTGCAGCTAAATCAGAAACCCGACTCCCTGGAGAGGACAGTGCTGGCAACGACAGCCCAAGATCATTAGCTTCTGAGTGCAGTGATACCAACAACGCCGAAAAATCATACAGGAATGATGTTCACGGTCTCCGCACAATTCGGAGAGGCCTGCACAAGTTTGGGAACAAATTCCACAGAGGCCAAAAGAATGAGAGTCCTAGTTAG
- the LOC103722678 gene encoding C2 domain-containing protein At1g53590-like isoform X3 — protein sequence MSQIEVNECYLLRLRRRLEFEGRKSANQLRLFSDSESVRWLNHVVEKVWPICMEQIASQEFLLPIIPWFLEKYKPWTVRKAVVQHLYLGRSPPVFTGMRVIRESTDDDHLVLELGMNFLSADDMSAILAVQLRKRLGFGMRVKMHVTGMHVEGKVLVGMKFLRQWPFLGRVRVCFLEPPYFQMTVKPIFNHGIDVTELPGIAGWLDKILADAFEQTLVEPNMLVVDVEKFASMPTESWFTVDERHPIALAKVEIIEATEVKPSDLNGLADPYVKGQFGPYRFQTKIQKKTLAPKWLEEFKIPITSWETPNILVLEIRDKDFVFDDMLGDCSIDIADLRGGQRHDKWLTLWNINTGRLHLAITVLDIDSKKKSLQGKEKSSDEGLSKTAETDSPESNSMAQHTCTSSEVGRKIVDEFEPINIEGQQETGMWIHHPGSCAAKSETRLPGEDSAGNDSPRSLASECSDTNNAEKSYRNDVHGLRTIRRGLHKFGNKFHRGQKNESPS from the exons ATGTCTCAAATTGAG GTTAATGAATGCTATCTACTTAGACTACGGAGGAGACTAGAGTTTGAGGGAAGAAAATCTGCCAACCAACTAAGG CTTTTTTCTGATTCAGAATCAGTACGATGGCTAAATCATGTGGTTGAAAAGGTTTGGCCTATATGCATGGAACAAATTGCATCACAGGAATTTCTCTTGCCCATCATACCATGGTTCTTGGAGAAGTACAAGCCTTGGACTGTT CGCAAGGCAGTTGTTCAGCACCTTTATTTGGGCAGGAGTCCACCAGTGTTTACAGGAATGCGGGTTATTCGTGAATCAACTGATGATGACCATTTG GTTCTAGAGCTGGGCATGAACTTTCTATCGGCTGATGATATGAGTGCAATACTTGCAGTTCAATTAAGGAAAAGATTAGGTTTTGGAATGCGGGTGAAGATGCATGTGACGGGAATGCATGTTGAAGGAAAG GTTCTGGTGGGAATGAAGTTCCTTAGACAGTGGCCCTTTCTTGGGCGTGTGAGAGTGTGTTTTCTTGAGCCACCATACTTTCAGATGACAGTAAAACCAATCTTTAATCATGGGATCGATGTTACTGAACTTCCAGGAATTGCAGGATGGCTT GATAAGATTTTGGCAGATGCATTTGAACAGACATTGGTTGAG CCTAATATGCTGGTTGTTGATGTGGAAAAATTTGCTTCAATGCCAACAG AGAGTTGGTTTACTGTTGACGAAAGACATCCAATTGCATTAGCTAAAGTGGAGATTATAGAGGCAACTGAAGTTAAACCATCAGATTTAAATG GGCTTGCGGATCCTTATGTCAAAGGTCAATTTGGCCCTTACAGATTCCAgacaaagattcaaaagaagactctagctccaaaaTGGCTCGAAGAGTTTAAGATTCCCATCACTTCTTGGGAAACACCTAACATCCTAGTTCTTGAAATTCGTGATAAGGATTTTGTCTTTGATGACATGCTCGG GGATTGTTCAATAGACATTGCTGATCTCAGGGGTGGGCAAAGACATGACAAGTGGCTGACCTTATGGAACATCAATACAGGGAGGTTGCACTTGGCAATTACCGTGCTTGATATCGATTCTAAAAAG AAATCCTTGCAGGGGAAGGAGAAGTCCAGTGATGAAGGCTTATCGAAGACGGCAGAAACTGATTCTCCAGAATCAAACTCAATGGCTCAACACACTTGTACATCTTCTGAAGTAGGTAGAAAAATAGTGGATGAGTTTGAACCCATTAACATTGAAGGGCAACAGGAGACAGGAATGTGGATACATCACCCTGGGAGTTGTGCAGCTAAATCAGAAACCCGACTCCCTGGAGAGGACAGTGCTGGCAACGACAGCCCAAGATCATTAGCTTCTGAGTGCAGTGATACCAACAACGCCGAAAAATCATACAGGAATGATGTTCACGGTCTCCGCACAATTCGGAGAGGCCTGCACAAGTTTGGGAACAAATTCCACAGAGGCCAAAAGAATGAGAGTCCTAGTTAG